tatatttatacctCAATTGAATGGTCAATTTGATAAGTGCAATATGTATGATGTCAATGTAGATAAAGTACTCGAGGATGGAAGTATCCCTTCAAATGGTTCTTGGCCAGTTACTAAATGCTTGTATGGATGGAACTATGACACTTCATTTCAATCCATTTCAACTGAGGTAATTTTACTAATATACGTAcatcataatgtatttttaaaattttctaataatacaGTTTAATTGGGTTTGCAAAGACGAATGGAAGGGAACATTTACTCAAACAGTCTACTTTCTTGGGTCCGCAATTGGAACCATTATCTTTGGTTGGATTGGGGATCATATGGGACGTTATTGGACAGTGCTCTTAAGCCATTGGTCCTTATTATTGATGGGTATTCTACAAAGTTTTGTGTGGGACTTCTACTCTTATAGCATTGTTCGATTCTTCATGGGATTTACTGTAAAATCAGTTTTACTTTCTTTTGCACTCCTctgtaagtaattatattaatgaatgtcTGTTATTTATTCCCTTAATTCGAGcaagctttttttataatagcaCTTGAATTTGTCAATAAATCGAAGAGATCCGTCACTATAAACTTCGCTTTGGGTCTTGGAATTACAGTGGGTGGAACAGTTATATCTTCTTTAATCTATTTTCTCAAGGATTGGAGAATGGTTAATCATATACTTTACGCTCAAGTGTTATTATCATTGGCTCTTCCCTAGTAAGagatttattctataatttgtGATCAATTAATATTCGCAAATAATTAGTTCAATTCATGAATCTGTTCATTGGCTCCTAGagaaaaagaagtataaaaaagctagtcaagttcttcaaaaaatatcttcaataaaTGGAAAAGTCATACCAGAGTCGACAATTAAACTATTAGAAGTGATTAACTCATTAAGATTAGTAGATATTATTctcattcaaaatatgtaattattaattttttcagaatcaTGAGGATACTAAGAGTCCAAACGCTCTAGCTCCTGGATTGTTGGATTTATTTAAAACCCCTAGACTTCGACGTCACTTCATTCTTGTCATTGTGTTATGGTTTgttaatatacttacatatatataaatattcttcaatcaGTCCATGATTTAATCCACCAACTGATTTAGGTCATCCATAATTGTTCTATTTGAAGCGAATGTTCTAAACAttcgaaatttaaaattcaacatcTTTTATACGTTTGCCATATCTGTTGGGGTTGAATTGCCTGCTGatataattgtcatttttaCCATGGAACAATTCGGAAGAAGATGgacctcttttttttctatgttctTATCAGGGATTGCAATGTTAATCACGGCATATCTGACAGGTAAGTAATTGGTACATTTCTGCAATAATACTAATCAATCATGAgcatatttttatccttttatcaACATATAGCTAAAAGTTATTCcaatactattatcatgattgTATGCATGGTTGGGAGATTCGCTATAACAATGGCCATTAATGCTGGAACTcagtataattttgaaatttgtccaACGAATTTAAGGAGTCAAGGATCATCCATGATCATTGTGATAGGAGAACTGTTTGCTCTGATAGCTCCATCAATCGTATTTTCTTCCTCCTTGTACACACCTTTACCCTTCCTGTTACTGGGAATCGGCGGAATTGTTTTTTGCTGGGTAGCACTATTCCTTCCAGAAACAGCAAGGATTGAAATGCCCGCTAATTGTGAAGAAGGAGAGAAATTTGGACTCGATCAAAAATTCTTTCATGTGCCGATGTTTAagaatagaaattaataaatacattctgtatttattcatttaaatttatataattatgaacaGAGCTTCTCTTAGTTTTGgagatctttttattttttactaaaatataatagtcgacattttttaaacatatatttaaactcTGTTATACTAGCAGACGTGTTTGTCTAGCTCTTAGGCTTTAATTACCAAATTCCAGAGATGAGCACAACACTAATCCACCAATTAGTGGGCTAAGAAAAAATTAGCACATACATTAGCAAAATACCAAAATAGTAAGAACGCTATTCGCTAACTTTCATTCTTTCAGCTCTCAGTATTTAagttagtgacgtcataataaataattttcttatctaCGCATTCAttagtgagtttttttttttttatctttgttattcAGTCGTTGGTAATATAAACAAAAGAGACAGATACTGAGGAAAGAACTTTTCCAAATGAAAAAGAGGAGAAAGGCAAGGATACGAATAGGTGAATTCCTCTTGGCAAATGAACGTTTGAATATATGAGATAAACTCTGAAATAAAAGGTTTCGGTTAAACGAATGCTTTGGTTTTTATATGTCTAATAATGTTCAAATACAATGATTACATTATGTACCAAAATACCAGAAATATTATACTCAAAATGAGCCTAAAGCAAATGATTTAAGAACGAAAAATTAGAATGAAAAGGTACGTTGCATCTATCAAGGCGGCTTGTTAGCGTTAGCAAATTAGTGATAGAATGCAGTAGGGTTTCTTTACTGAGATTTACAAGGTTTTTACACTTAGGATAAGGTAATCAGATGGCCCTAATTTCCAGTGGCAGTCCCCGGTCATAGTTGAAGGAAATTTTTGACCCCTAAAGCACAGCCACACAGATGAAAGAACACAAGACCTGTTCAGAGTTGGACATATATTATGCATAGAATTGATATTTTGGTAAGGATAAGGAATAAAAGAGCGTAAGGAGAAGGTGGAATCGAGGCATtgggtactactgaattaagatcctggtcttaattgttgttgttgtcgttTTTTTGTgggggagagaaaatgaatgactgcaataaaaaggagaacatttcaaatataataattgtagggggtatatttaaattcatatacatatatttatttcatcatgaacttttaaatcaatttataccaaaggTAGGTGATAATGTTTACTTCAGTGGGAGAAGTTAACACTCTGacgaccaattaaataatgaacaaaaaagaaaaaaggagaacACGCAACGaccgtttttcattttctaatttttaaacctAGTTTAAGCATATAACTTCAATTTTAATCAATGGACATCAACATCTCTTTCCTTCtcctcgtttttttttaatatgcaggGTGCACGGAAAGtactattaaattaactttatataatataattgtatctaAGGTTCCAAAATATTCTGTTTAAACTCTATTTAGGTCGAAACTAGAGCGaaacaaacagttttgaataaaataacaatggaaGCCAAGAGAGAGGCTATAATCAAAGAGTACCTGAAGGGCAAATCTAGACAAGCCATCTTGAGGAACCTGAAAAGCATATAGGTCAACCCTATGCTCATCAAGAGAACCAGTGAGAGGTACAAGGAACCTCAATCTATCAAGGGCAGACCCAGATCAGACAGGCTAAGGTCAAAAAGGATGCCTGGAGTCATCCAGACAGTCAAGGAAAGGATTGCAAGGAATCCCAGGAGGAACCTCACCAAGACGGCCAAGGGTTTCAATATGGGTGCAAAAACAATGAGAGAACTTATCCGAGATGACGTAGGGATGtatttgttgtgtcttgacgatgttgaggagacacaaactatttataccAAGGAATTCAGGATGACGGAGAGAAATGAGGAAAGGAAAGATGTAgaggaataaaacaaaggatgtctaataggaacaattatattcttattaatacaataacctactctgatacatacataaaatacatgaaACGAATACATTACACGCCCCCCCCAAGTACCAAATCCATGCCAGTGCTTAACCAGGTTCTGATCCATCAATAGAAGCTTAATGATCCGCTCCCTCCATTTCCAGGCGCGGACAAACCATTTGCTcttgtatatacaaaatttatctccatagacgtacCGTGCTAAGACTGCTAAGGGGGGCAACATTAAtcattaagagagctcagacacatatatatttttagtattaattttgttgaaattctattgttaattgataatttatatcttgttgaagtttaaaattcaaagtgttgatattttaatagacGAAGAGTATTTGGAAattacacaggattttcatcactattcatATAAtcccatatttatatttagggaTGTAAATCGAAAGCATTTTTGTCATGTAAGAAAAGTTGAAAACAAATAAGATAAccgtgacaatttgaagaatgttttgataggagagcagcttatcttTCATGCCGTTTCCTTTAAATTAGATGCGAGGATCTGTGAGATGAGGGAAATAAGCACAAGTTCCACATATAGTAAAGGCATTTCAAGGAATTACTCTTTTTTCGATCAACAACAGAGACTTATACATAAagcatagttgaaaataatatgatctaccatcaccactttcactttctaattattcttccttttgttttttcctttgtcTCTTTCTAAACTCAACTAAATATTAATCCTACAGCAGCCTAACATATTAAAATGCatcatataatacataaatacatcaccatgataattattaacataataatCTGGATCGTTCAAAGTACTCCAACGGTCATTAATATACTCATAATTCCCCATGGTCTCATTTTATTCGTGAATTTAGTAGAGGAAACATGCGTGCAGATATCTTCAATGCTCTTTCATCCAAAGAAGCTGCAATTGGGTGGCTTCAAGGCATTCTCTGGTATAGGTGTTCTCGGGCATCTTGTAGGAAAATATgttcaattaaagaaaaacttttttttgaaaaaagtcacatttcttttaaacattctATTATGATCATTTATTATTGGGCAAAATTATGAACAGTTTCTACTAGTGCAATGCATGACGTTTATGCTTATCGTACATGCCGTGAGCTATACATTACTTGGAAACAAGTGATCAAACCCACCTTTCTAAACGTACAGTTGtagattgatataattttttgcgtgaaatttggaaaaaatattttgaaaaccatCCTGTAAAGTTAGGTGGGCCTGGGTGCGTTATTGAGATCGACGAGTTCAAGTTCGGAAAGACGAAGTGTCATAGAGGTAGGCACCAAGTAGGGcactgggttttttttttttggggggttgaTTGAGACGTTGGGGATGTTTCATGGTTGAGGTTGAAGACCGAACAGTGGCTACTCTGTTGCCACTCATCCCAAAGTACGTTCGAACCCGGAACTACTGTCATGTCCGACTATTGGGCGTCCTATAGGTGGGTACATTTCTTAGGTATGCAACACTTTAATGTGGTGCATAATAGAAATTATGTGTACCCCTTGACTTAAACTCATACTCAAAGACTATTGAGTCTTTGTGGAATCAAGTTGATGCGTAATCTAGTTATTTTCAACACTCCAAGAGATATCTTTCCCATCTATCTCCCAGAGTATATGTGGTGAAAGAAATTCTCAAGGATAAAGTTTTTGATCACATTTTGCATCATATTATTGAGCTATATCCACTATAAGTGTCTGTACGAGTAAAGTGATTGAAGAGAAAACAAAGATTAGTAACTATTGCTTCTCTGAACCTCTgataacactatccaacaaaatcacacttatTTTTATccacaagaacagcatatgctcaacttagtacagtttgatcccttgattccaaatatggccttattttttctctcatagcctcgtggccttcaggaaaggccatacattttttgttatttttggctatttttaaggttcaaagctgttttcatCGAATTCTTCAGAGATGTTCATgtgaaaaattgtctttttctttGGGGGGAAGGGGATTTGATATGGAATGAATcagttgtaaataaaaatggttgatgtactaattaattaagtcattataagacttgtatttaataatcttgttttatttcttttgttttaggtaaaatttttatccaagaGTTAAAAGTAGAGGAAACTCTTTGGATTTGGattgaaaattattcacaaatggGGTGGGGCGGTAAAACgtagactgttaattaatgttaattttctcattaatataggaaggtttaatgattaatttttgacactctggttcagccatcctttgtgcatcaacaaactatactaaacatttcgtcatctcgACATGACGAGTGAGCAATTCTGATCTCTTAGATGCTGAAGTTAAAGTGAcaaggattatggacattgtgaagtgttcCAGGAGCTtagttttcaaggtggccaagatgaacaATCATGGAGTAGATTTCCCCGGGAAGCAGGAAGTGGAGTGCAATATTTAATGAGGGATTCAGAGTTCCACTCCAACTTGGAGAAGATCAAGGATGAGCcgaccaaatcgatgaatcacctcaacaacgacttctctgtgtcCTAGGACCACCTGGAGGGCCGTGAAAGGCGACATGGGATTATCATCATACACGAGGATCCCACGCCACCTTCTGAtagaggtcatgaaggccagAAGGCTCGAGAGTCAGTGTTTTGTTAGCCATGCCTGTATTGTATAGAAAGTTATGTTAAATTAAGCATTTAGCCTTTTTGCAATTTGAGCAAACATTCATCCTTGAAGATGCAATTATACTTTCTGAGTAATTCTCCATGTAAACTTAAACTATATTTACgtcattcatatttaatttaatttggagAAAGCTCGAAAACAATGTCTTTTGACAGTAGGTATTTGATAAATCTTaagaattaaatgaaataaaaaataactaagtttCCCCTCCTTTGCATAACATATTATTCTATTTCACTTCATAGAAGATACTCGTAGGCCGTGTCCCTATTATCTACttagtaaatatttcattatttggactttttcaatcattattaaaattataccaCCGCAAGAGATCCGGAGTATGAAAGGTAAACTCGTTTATTTGAGCGTATAgaatctaacaaaaaatataattcctttaatacacaaaataataaataaatagttttattaatgtaCAAAATCTCTCAAAAGGAATCATGATTTTTCATTCTCAGCGATTGATGATGACAATGAATTCAGAGTAGTGGTAGATAGAACCTCCTCTTCTTCCAGAAGAGGATTCGAGGGTTTGATAATTGGTGTTTTGTGATGTTTCTTCTTATGTCTAAGAAGATTATCCTGTGCCTTGAATTTAATACCACAAATATTACACATGAAAAGCTTCACATCCGAGTGGACGGTCATGTGATACTTTAACTTGTATTTATTGCTCAGTTTCTTACCACACacctaacaaaataaaatttgaataaatgtatatataaatatatttttgtcatttttctcaTGTTagaagtttctaaaaaaatgacattcaagagtttatatgattaatagtagataattaatttgttattttgaaaacCAAATGATGATCATTACTTCACATTTATATTCAGGTTTTTGATCTCCATGACGATGTGAGGACTGAACATGATTAAGCAAGGCTTTTTTCCAATAGTATGATTTATCACATTCagaacaattgaattttttattgttgtggACTAATTCATGGTTTTTGCGATCCATTTCaaaggaaaatacttttttacacaCCCGACAGGTGAGTTTATTATTCGTTTCCTCCGAGAGTTTATTCGTTTCTTCATCATGGAAATGTCGAACGTGAATGAAGAGATAGCGCTTAAGTAGGAATTTCTGAAACATACAAAATCAACATATTATTGCTAcactaaacatattttatgtttgaagtGTGAACAAGAGCGGCCTcccatatttgcaaaaaaaaaaaaaggaggcgTACTAAATTGCCAAGACATTTTACAACTTAAAGAAAGTccattttgaaatgtaattcaTCCTAAACACAAATCATGAGTATATCTATTGAAGATCGTAAAAAAGTCATCATTCATACATTTCAAAATGGATACTTTGGACatgttatattagaaaaatctcTTTGGAGTGACTTGGAAGAATATATTTGTAACTATGCAGCCAGCATTAAAGGAGAAACGTCTTTACAAGGtatattactatataaaatatatttggactTTAGGATTTCTTTGAATCCTAGATGAAATGGAGAAGCTACATAAAAACATATGGGACTTTGTGAACGAACATGAACTTAGTAAATATCCTGTAGCTCAAGAACATAAGATAAAAGTTCAAGCATggttaaataatattcttgGATTAGGGGTATTAGAACATCCCTTgaatgatttcaaaaatgacCATACGGAGGaagagtttatatttaaaacatatgaaAGATGCTATGGAGAGTACGTTACTCTGTTGGAAGAGAATAAGTCCATATTTGGACATGGTACAACGGGACTAACATCATGGCAAGGGGCTCTAATGCTCACAGATTGGTTcgtaataaacaataaaattctTAAGGTATGATAGattgtactttaattttatatcctcCCTTCctctaaaaaacaataaaaatgtctttttttttatagggtAAGCGGATAATTGAATTAGGATCAGGAGTAGGACTCCTTGGAATTCATCTTCTTAAAACCTGTCCAGATATCCTTGAATACACGTTCACAGATACTCATCACAACGTTCTCAatttccttaattataatattcatctAAATTTGACGCAAACTCCAAGTTACAAGGATTCATACGCATCCATCATGAAAAATGGACCTCCGACGATCATAACTCCTTCAAATAACAACTCCCTTATAGCATATTATAGAATACAAAAAGACAACCCGGAGAAAGACTCAGTTAGTCTAAGGAAATTGGATTGGAACACAGgacttccaaaatataatctaagAGAATTCGATGTTATCCTCGGATCCGATATTGTATACGAACGATCTCTTATTCCTCCATTAGTAGGAGTACTCAAGACAGCTATGGACATAGATCCAAAACGAAGGGCCTACATTGCCTGTACAGAGAGGAGTCAAACTACCTTGGATATTTTCGAAACTGAGATTTTGAATAATGGTTTGAGATATGAAATCCTATACAAAGGTATGTATTCtccaagagaaaatattttaaactcagATGTCCAGCATCAACGAACAAGGATCTATGAAATACAAAGTGTCAGCTCACTTCCAGCTGATGAAAATCAATCAAGAACACTTTGATTCGCACATGCTTACACTTTGGCGGTCCTCCAAGATGTGCTAAAGTAACACACATAAGCAAAAACACCAATGCCAAAAAGTAATATAACTCATTTGTACCTTATGACAGACGGGGCAAGATGACTTCATTTGACAATCGATTTTCTCATCAGGATGAAATTCATTGATATGGGACTCAACATCTTTAAGATTCGAAAATGAAAATGTCTTCTTGTTACTTTCTGGATGCGGCTTATGACAAATAACTCTCTCTCCCGTATTTTCTAATCCATCACATTGATGATCCTCTAGTACTTTAGAGTTTTCAAATACTTTGAAGCACAGTTGACACCAAGTAGGGGGCTTATCGATATGCTTATTTGTGTGATGATTGAGATACAGTTTCTTCTTGAGGAAGGTAAGGGGACAATAGCGACAACGATACCGTATTTCCTTCTGATGATGTAATAAAACATGAGCCAATAGATTTCTTTTCCAGCCAAAAGTCTTTCCACAGTCCTCACAACTCGCTTGATGGTCATTAGAACTCTCAGCAGACCGATGATCTATAGCTAAATGTTGTTCTAGAGCCCAACGTTTTCGAAAAGTTTTTCCACATTCGATACAAGTGCAAGAACTTTGTTCTATATGAAAATTCCCATGTTTTTCAAAAGCCTTTTGACTTGAAAACGATTGATTGCAAAGGGAGCACTTATAGACggatttatttttcctaaaaaaaagaagtttaaggATAAATAATCTACACCACACTTGACTAGGTCTTACTTATCATCCAACTTATTAGAGcctttcttttccttttttcgaCGACGTTTCAGCGCAGAAACACCGTCAACTGATCTTCGACTACTACCTGCTAAAATTGGGCTGTCACCAGACTCTGGTTGAGTAGAGCTCGATACCTCATCATTAATCTTATCGAACGGAGAAACAGAAGAAGATTTATTCATCATGAATGAATTTCTCATTTCAGTGAGAGCTTCCGCCGTAAAATTGAGCGTCACTGAGCCGTTGGAAGCtcctaagaaaataataaaacttatagtCTGATCTTTATTTGCTAATTATAACGATTATAACTCACCCGGTATAGACAAACGAATGCTTTTACCATTACTTGCTATAGAATCTAAATTGACACGGATTTCATCGGACTCACTCTCCTCAATTTCTTTCTCCGTACTTTCAAGTTCAACGTTTTGAGATAGAGATTCAACTTTATCAAACTGATCATCATCAGAAGGAAGAAGTTCCGGAGGGTTTTTTATCCTTGGTGctgtcaaaaatgtatttgatattataatgatgtttaaaataaaataaaaaacaattatatattttttaccttcTTCTAGCAAAGTGCTTTGATTTTTTGACTTAGGGGAGGCTAAGGTTACATTTTCGAACTCATCGTccgttgatttatttttttctttaggagCTATAATTTGCGATAAAATAATAGAGAATATATTTGTTTCCCTTAAATATGAAACGCATTACCTTGGATTCTTCCATCCTCTAGAATAAGAGACTCGTTTTTCTCTTTCGGAGCTTAGATGAAACGAGAGAGAGAGAtagcattaattcattttaaacgaTCACATTAATTGGTTATACCTTCTTCTCTATCTTTATTATCTAGAGCTGGAGGAGATAGTGGTTTACTAGGTTGATCATGACGATCAAGTGGGGTTAGTGGTTCGCTTACATTGTCAACAGACATTAGGTTCCTGTCAGGTAGTAGGGGAACAGATCGAGAAGAGAGATCTCCATTACTCTCTGGAAGCAATTTGCCAAAGCCAGAGGAATCGAAAGGCAGGCTGTTACTACTTTTGATTGAAGACTCGTCATATGCCTCAATACTATCCACAAAGGAATGGGAAGTTGTATTGTTCTGTAAATGAGGCATAAAAGCGTTTTCAATGTCATCGATTTGATGAAGATTGTTGAGCTGTTGTAGGAAGGAGGGATCCAGGCTCTCAAGCACATTAGTATTGTTACTCCTGTTTGCAAAAGATGTAGTGGAACAACGGGGACTTGCAAGGGAAAAGAAGGATACTGAAGAAGAAGAGCGCTGCTTTTGAAGTGATTCCTGATGATCGTCGAAAGACTGAAAGGTAGAGCCTGGTTTGACTGTGAAAGATTGAGAGTATGAGGGATCTGGGGTAGCAGATAGACTTCGCTTGATACGTTTAAGGAGATGAATAAGTGTAGGAATGCCTAGGACTTGAGCGATGAGAAGAAGAGACTCAATCCGCTCAGGGGAAATCTCCACCGTTCCAACGCAGTAAAGTATACCAATGATGAGTTGAACATCTTCATAAGTTAGATCCAGGCCATTAGGTGATAATTCCCTATCCAAGTCAACCACATTGATGGCTAGAATCACAAGTAAGAGtaagaacaaaagaaaaagatcTTCTACAAAATTAACTCACCTGGATTATGCTTGAATAGATCCGAAAAAAACTTGGACGATGCTGCGAGAACCACTTTATGAGCTCGGAGAACTTGATTTCGACAAGCAAGACTGACATCTGCAAATGTGGCCGTGTTCAAATATCCAGCCAATGAGCCAAAGACTGCAGACTTCTGCTCGGCTTCGAACATGTTGATGATCCAGTCCGTCGTTGAGGACGAACATGGCTCCAAAGCCGTCgatgacatttttgtaaaatacgtCAATTATGAATCAGTACTTACGGGCAGCAAACGTAATTCATTTGTTACTCGGGATCATAGGAATcaagtccattttttaaaatataatattaaaagttaatataattatattaaataataatgactaaagtaattaataattatgtattataaatataaaataaaatgtttctgtgtttgtttatttacatccttttttaaaaacatgacGTAATAGAACTGTTAGCAGTGACGTAAAAGTCCTATTAACCCcttccctttttatttattatgacgatattatttatgaaatgaatttctatttttattttatattaatctatttttcgTCTTCGAATGTTTGCATTCGTGTACATCCTACatattttgacattcaaatCAAATCGATTAACAAAATAATCactcatttatttcatatttacgcatattaataatgattattatagcTTACTTAGATACTCAAAATCGTGGCATTGAAAAAATAGTACatgataattttaagaaatgacAGACTTTTTccaaaagtaatgaaaatcttGTCAATTTCTTTCTTCCAGAGCTATTCATAATTtggttaattataatatttataccgATTAATTAGGTTTTTAAGTCCTATTACGAAGagaaaatttaaagtatacttaattgattgaaatattataaccTAGTATGAACTTATCAATAATATGGATCTcgttaaaaaatggtttaacaaagtaataattatttaaaactttaaaaaaaattggagatgCCGGGGATCGAACCCGGGGCCTTTCACATGCAAAGCGAACGCGCTACCACTGCGCTACATCCCCGTTagtataaaatcataaattttactatattaaatttataactataatcCAACTTATTGAatcaagaaattgaaaaaataataatccgaTTGAGCATACTCCctgttaaaattattattttgcatatatttcactttaaatatacaaatttatttaagatgaAAGGCCAGtaatagaaattataaattatttgcataCTCAAAGTCTGAGAATGGTTTTAAATGTCATAACTTTGTGCTCAGAtctataagtgtaagttcttgtctggactcggagtagaattgagaatcgacatcgaGTCATTCCTACCCagatgtccttgctatatacggaggGAGATTTGTGTGTGTTTGTTTGATCTCACGTCTGCTTACAAccattctaataaaatttcatgacacCTGAGCTGTTCTTCTCGCagccattcttcaaattgtcagggttaccacattCACTTGTggattctttaatttttacgtAATAGCAGGAGGAGAAAACGGGAGTTAAACATAATATAcaactgaattaagatccttgttaatatcagctgcttgttttaggattttggagggagaaaatgaactacttttataaagaggagaacgtTCTACATTTAGAATAACATTATTGCAGagaaaatactataattatattcaaattcatttattattatggaGTTTAAgtcaatttacaccaaatatcggcaataattcttcttttagagggagatgttaacacaccacactcattaaataatgaacaaaatagaagaaagagcacgtcatagagaaagaaatgtaCAGAGGTGACTCAGGTATATATAATCAGGTATGTTCTTCtgaaatgtttttgatttgttattgaAAAGAGCAAGTGACATCTGACAtcattggatttaaaataattgataacagaTGTCGatgaacaatttcaaaatacaatt
The genomic region above belongs to Lepeophtheirus salmonis chromosome 8, UVic_Lsal_1.4, whole genome shotgun sequence and contains:
- the LOC121122607 gene encoding putative protein N-methyltransferase FAM86B1 — translated: MSISIEDRKKVIIHTFQNGYFGHVILEKSLWSDLEEYICNYAASIKGETSLQDEMEKLHKNIWDFVNEHELSKYPVAQEHKIKVQAWLNNILGLGVLEHPLNDFKNDHTEEEFIFKTYERCYGEYVTLLEENKSIFGHGTTGLTSWQGALMLTDWFVINNKILKGKRIIELGSGVGLLGIHLLKTCPDILEYTFTDTHHNVLNFLNYNIHLNLTQTPSYKDSYASIMKNGPPTIITPSNNNSLIAYYRIQKDNPEKDSVSLRKLDWNTGLPKYNLREFDVILGSDIVYERSLIPPLVGVLKTAMDIDPKRRAYIACTERSQTTLDIFETEILNNGLRYEILYKGMYSPRENILNSDVQHQRTRIYEIQSVSSLPADENQSRTL